A stretch of Astyanax mexicanus isolate ESR-SI-001 chromosome 21, AstMex3_surface, whole genome shotgun sequence DNA encodes these proteins:
- the LOC125785672 gene encoding interferon-induced protein 44-like, with protein sequence MSNFLDRLRNFFLSHPLTSEHPPAPEPLEEPWRPVDWSNEERQRMLDEMRDFQVSTSKVSNLRILLHGPVGSGKSSFFNSVNTVFQGRNTCDAPANSTAGNSFTLQYQTFKLKKDRDGAFFPFVFSDMKGLEPDNTKTVQTEDIVNILKGHVQEGYTFTSEKAIIEDDKYYTKSEDVKPDDKVHCLVSVVRGDIAKENINYDREDINQMIKVREKARDLGIPQVTLMTMVDRACPLVSKDLKMVYRSRKIKEKMEEYSNLLGVPMNCIFPVKNYSEEISTNINGDLLILTALNDIVNFANDYVEREYE encoded by the exons ATGT CTAACTTCCTGGATCGTTTGAGGAACTTCTTTTTGTCACACCCGCTTACTTCAGAACATCCACCAGCTCCTGAAC CTCTTGAAGAACCATGGAGACCAGTGGACTGGAG TAATGAAGAAAGACAACGGATGTTAGACGAAATGAGAGATTTCCAGGTTAGCACTTCAAAGGTCAGCAATCTCAGGATTCTGCTGCACGGACCAGTAGGTTCTGGGAAGTCCAGCTTTTTCAACTCAGTTAACACTGTCTTCCAAGGCCGTAACACTTGTGATGCCCCGGCAAATTCAACAGCTGGGAACAGCTTCACTTTGCAG taCCAAACCTTCAAGTTGAAGAAAGACAGAGATGGAGCTTTCTTTCCTTTCGTATTCAGTGACATGAAGGGTCTGGAACCAGATAATACGAAAACGGTTCAAACTGAAGACATAGTCAATATATTAAAGGGCCATGTGCAAGAAGGCTACACa TTTACTTCTGAGAAGGCGATTATTGAGGACGACAAATACTACACCAAATCTGAAGACGTCAAGCCAGATGACAAGGTTCACTGTCTTGTCAGTGTTGTACGAGGAGACATAGCAAAAGAAAACATTAACTATGATCGAGAGGACATTAATCAAATGATAAAAGTACGGGAAAAGGCACGAGACTTGG GAATTCCTCAGGTCACCCTCATGACAATGGTGGATAGAGCATGCCCACTCGTTTCAAAAGACCTGAAAATGGTCTACAGGAGCAGAAAAATCAAAGAGAAG ATGGAGGAGTACAGTAATTTACTTGGAGTTCCAATGAACTGCATCTTCCCTGTAAAGAACTACAGCGAGGAAATCTCCACCAACATCAACGGGGATCTTCTCATTCTCACAGCACTGAATGATATTGTTAATTTTGCCAATGATTATGTGGAAAGGGAGTATGAATAA
- the nsun3 gene encoding tRNA (cytosine(34)-C(5))-methyltransferase, mitochondrial has protein sequence MVLLRCLYGVYKSCRRRNIGCIRAGFCSGSVFRRSSEPQPQLPTRESNSRPRRTVCQLVLDHFDFQYREELGEQWESSRNVLLNPQCWQHGVLLNRYSDLTGLHTHLKSLGHCSLLPQPRASSVHGLLQCFIPEQAVRLPTQRHRPGWLKQYYLLNAASLLPVLALGLRDGEKVLDLCSAPGGKALALLQTASPGLLHCNEVEESRFEWLLKTLESYIPLSVRDTVTVTNVDGRTIGSSQPDKYDKVLVDAPCSNDRSWLYTPGDQQGALWLKERAQLPHLQKELLCSALSTVRPGGLVVYSTCTFSRAENQSVVEEVLTSCSGVELVDLEEELIGSLSKHFTFARLQPPLGYLIVPEQGRTWGPMFVCRLRRIY, from the exons ATGGTGTTATTAAGGTGTTTATATGGGGTTTAtaagagctgcaggaggaggaataTCGGGTGTATAAGAGCTGGTTTCTGCAGCGGCTCGGTCTTCAGGAGGAGCTCAGAGCCTCAGCCTCAG CTTCCCACCAGAGAGTCTAACAGCAGACCCCGGAGGACGGTGTGTCAGCTAGTTCTGGATCATTTCGACTTCCAGTACAGAGAAGAGTTGGGAGAACAGTGGGAATCTTCAAG GAATGTCCTGCTGAATCCACAGTGCTGGCAGCATGGCGTCCTGCTGAACCGCTATAGTGATCTCACCGGACTCCACACTCACCTCAAATCTCTCGGCCACTGCAGCCTCCTACCTCAGCCTCGTGCTTCCAGCGTCCATGGCCTCCTGCAGTGCTTTATTCCTGAGCAGGCTGTGCGCCTGCCCACCCAGCGGCACCGCCCCGGCtggctgaagcagtactacctgCTGAACGCTGCGTCTCTGCTGCCTGTGCTGGCCCTGGGGCTGAGGGACGGGGAGAAGGTCCTGGACCTGTGCTCGGCTCCTGGAGGAAAAGCCCTGGCTTTACTGCAGACGGCCAGCCCTG ggcttctgCACTGTAATGAAGTGGAAGAGAGCCGGTTTGAGTGGCTGCTGAAGACGCTGGAGTCCTACATCCCTCTCTCAGTGAGGGACACGGTCACTGTGACGAATGTGGACGGCAGAACTATTGGCAGCAGCCAGCCTGACAAGTACGATAAG GTGTTAGTTGATGCCCCCTGCTCTAATGACCGAAGTTGGCTGTATACCCCTGGAGATCAACAGGGGGCGCTGTGGTTAAAAGAACGAGCTCAGCTACCCCACTTACAGAAAGAGCTGCTCTG CTCGGCCTTGTCTACAGTTCGTCCCGGAGGTCTGGTGGTGTACTCTACCTGTACTTTTTCACGTGCGGAGAACCAGTCTGTGGTGGAGGAGGTTCTTACCTCCTGCTCAGGGGTGGAGCTTGTGGACCTGGAGGAGGAGCTGATTGGCTCTCTctctaaacattttacatttgcCCGCCTCCAGCCTCCGCTGGGTTATCTGATTGTTCCGGAACAGGGAAGAACGTGGGGGCCGATGTTTGTCTGTCGACTGAGGAGAATCTACTGA